A window from Pseudomonas sp. Tri1 encodes these proteins:
- a CDS encoding DNA circularization N-terminal domain-containing protein codes for MSWRDRLLPASFRGVGFWVDQAKTPVGHKGQLHEYPQRDRPFFEGLGQQAKIHELTAFIVGPDCLEQRDKLLKALEQGSGELVHPWLGRLQVKVGECDMTHTRQDGGLVTFALKFYPDQALQFPSAAINSQKLLLVSADSFLGSAVRRFEDAMTLIKAARIGIADLRNSLKEVFGVIEQELKPLIETYRQLSDLVKAVKELPKDVAAEFKGLLGDIRELKDFARDGYRGVIASVSQQVEAIRKADAPKLTTGKDTTAAAQAVADLVQDTLLVQAAQWIAAMPVATPVVKLGATPSVAQQAVQPVQRRDVPVADDVLALRDALNEAIWQASLKADPDHYQALNNLRQQMAAHLTAVASSGVRLINLSFKQSLPALVVAYQQFADATRVAEVTQRNGVAHPGFLPPNDLKVSGE; via the coding sequence ATGAGCTGGCGTGATCGTTTGTTGCCGGCGTCGTTTCGCGGCGTCGGGTTCTGGGTCGATCAGGCGAAAACCCCGGTCGGCCACAAGGGCCAGTTGCATGAATATCCACAGCGCGACCGGCCGTTTTTCGAAGGGCTCGGCCAGCAGGCGAAGATTCATGAGTTGACCGCGTTCATCGTCGGTCCCGACTGCCTGGAGCAGCGTGACAAACTGCTCAAGGCTTTGGAGCAGGGCAGCGGCGAACTGGTGCATCCGTGGTTGGGGCGCCTGCAGGTCAAGGTCGGCGAGTGTGACATGACCCACACCCGCCAGGACGGCGGGCTGGTGACCTTCGCCCTGAAGTTCTACCCCGACCAGGCGCTGCAATTCCCCTCGGCCGCGATCAACAGCCAGAAACTGCTGCTGGTCTCGGCCGACAGCTTCCTCGGTTCGGCGGTGCGGCGCTTCGAGGACGCCATGACCTTGATCAAGGCCGCACGAATCGGCATCGCTGATCTGCGCAACAGCCTCAAGGAGGTCTTCGGTGTGATCGAGCAGGAGCTCAAGCCGTTGATCGAGACCTATCGGCAACTCAGCGATCTGGTCAAGGCGGTGAAAGAGCTGCCCAAGGACGTGGCGGCCGAGTTCAAGGGGTTGCTGGGTGACATCCGGGAACTGAAGGACTTTGCCCGTGACGGTTATCGCGGCGTAATTGCCAGCGTGTCGCAACAGGTCGAGGCGATTCGCAAGGCCGATGCACCCAAGCTCACCACCGGTAAGGACACCACGGCGGCGGCCCAGGCTGTGGCCGATCTGGTGCAGGACACACTGCTGGTACAGGCCGCGCAATGGATTGCGGCGATGCCGGTGGCGACACCGGTGGTCAAGTTGGGCGCTACACCCTCGGTGGCGCAACAGGCGGTGCAACCGGTCCAGCGTCGGGACGTGCCGGTGGCCGATGATGTGCTGGCGTTGCGCGATGCCCTCAACGAGGCCATCTGGCAAGCCTCGCTCAAGGCCGATCCGGATCACTACCAGGCCCTGAACAACCTGCGCCAGCAAATGGCCGCGCACCTGACGGCGGTAGCGTCGTCGGGCGTAAGGCTGATCAACCTGTCGTTCAAGCAAAGCCTGCCGGCGTTGGTGGTGGCGTATCAGCAATTTGCCGATGCCACCCGGGTGGCCGAGGTGACCCAGCGCAACGGCGTGGCTCATCCGGGTTTCCTGCCGCCCAACGACCTGAAAGTCTCGGGGGAGTAA
- a CDS encoding phage baseplate assembly protein, producing MNEHDNTVSLTVGGLDYGGWKSVEISADLERQFRTFKLDITWQWPGQTQSVPIRPGDECQVRIGADLVLSGYVFKAPVSYDARQISLSIEGGSKTQDLVDCAAINRPSQWRGQTVLSIVQALASQYGVGVISEIPETARLSEHSIVPGETVFQSIDRLLTLFRVFSTDDAQGRVLLAKPGSGGRASDVLELGKNILSGNAPMDYSQVFSEYRVIGQHKGNDQQSGAAVSEVSGTATDLSFQRKRVTVISESAQLTFELAQQRADWESAIRTGKALTTTYRVQGWRQANGDLWRHNTLVRVIDPVLGFDSDMLISKVTYSLSAQGSITTLQVAPPHTFDANPTPPNT from the coding sequence ATGAATGAGCACGATAACACCGTCTCGCTCACCGTCGGCGGGCTGGATTACGGCGGCTGGAAAAGCGTGGAAATCAGTGCGGACCTGGAGCGCCAGTTCCGCACGTTCAAACTCGACATCACCTGGCAATGGCCGGGGCAGACGCAATCGGTTCCGATTCGGCCGGGCGATGAATGCCAGGTGCGCATCGGTGCCGACCTGGTGCTCAGCGGCTATGTGTTCAAGGCTCCGGTCAGCTATGACGCACGCCAGATCAGCCTGAGCATCGAAGGTGGTTCGAAGACCCAGGACCTGGTGGATTGCGCGGCGATCAATCGCCCGAGCCAATGGCGCGGGCAGACGGTGCTGAGCATTGTCCAGGCCCTGGCTTCTCAATATGGCGTGGGGGTGATCAGCGAAATTCCGGAAACCGCGCGCTTGAGTGAACACAGCATCGTGCCGGGGGAAACGGTCTTTCAATCCATCGACCGTTTGCTGACGTTGTTTCGGGTGTTTTCCACTGACGACGCACAAGGACGTGTGCTACTGGCCAAACCCGGCAGCGGCGGGAGGGCCAGTGATGTGTTGGAGCTGGGCAAGAACATTCTCTCTGGCAATGCACCGATGGACTACAGCCAGGTGTTCTCCGAATACCGGGTCATCGGCCAGCACAAGGGCAACGACCAGCAGAGCGGGGCGGCGGTGAGCGAAGTCTCCGGCACCGCCACGGACCTGAGCTTCCAGCGCAAGCGGGTGACGGTGATCAGCGAAAGCGCGCAGTTGACCTTCGAACTGGCCCAGCAACGGGCCGACTGGGAAAGCGCGATTCGCACCGGCAAGGCCCTGACCACCACCTACCGCGTGCAAGGCTGGCGCCAGGCCAATGGCGACTTGTGGCGGCATAACACCCTGGTGCGGGTGATCGATCCGGTGCTGGGGTTTGACAGCGACATGCTGATTTCCAAAGTGACGTACTCGCTGTCCGCCCAAGGCTCCATCACCACCTTGCAAGTCGCCCCGCCCCATACCTTCGACGCCAACCCGACGCCACCCAATACCTGA
- a CDS encoding phage baseplate assembly protein, whose protein sequence is MSLLTRLLARGTVVLANSATKLQSLQMRLTAGEVNDDMEHFEPYGFTSNPLAGAEGIATFLGGDRSHAVVLVVADRRFRLKALAPGEVAIYTDEGDKIHFKRGRVIDIDTATLNIRASSAVNIDSPVINHTGKLVSQGDQIAAGISQIKHVHGGVQAGNAQTAAPTGGQ, encoded by the coding sequence ATGAGCCTACTGACCCGCCTCCTGGCGCGCGGCACCGTCGTGCTCGCCAATTCGGCCACCAAGTTGCAATCGCTGCAAATGCGCCTCACCGCCGGCGAAGTGAACGACGACATGGAGCACTTCGAACCCTACGGCTTCACCAGCAACCCACTGGCCGGTGCCGAGGGCATCGCCACGTTCCTGGGCGGTGACCGCTCCCATGCCGTGGTGCTGGTGGTCGCCGACCGTCGTTTCCGCCTCAAGGCCCTGGCCCCTGGCGAAGTGGCGATCTACACCGACGAGGGCGACAAGATCCACTTCAAGCGTGGCCGCGTCATCGACATCGACACCGCGACCCTGAACATTCGTGCCAGCAGCGCGGTGAACATCGACAGCCCGGTCATCAACCACACCGGCAAACTCGTTTCCCAGGGCGATCAGATCGCCGCCGGCATCAGCCAGATCAAGCATGTGCATGGTGGCGTACAGGCCGGCAACGCTCAGACCGCCGCGCCAACGGGAGGCCAGTGA
- a CDS encoding phage GP46 family protein: MFISQNLHAALTRSVLISLFTWRRAADDDAVDDEERFGWWGDTFPTVADDRIGSRLWLLRRVKLTRQTQLDAEFYAREALQWLIDDGHCRAIDIISERLDAQRLNLRTVLTLADGERLDINPDNSWQVTYAV; this comes from the coding sequence ATGTTCATCAGCCAGAACCTTCACGCCGCGCTGACCCGCTCGGTGCTGATCAGCCTGTTCACCTGGCGCCGCGCTGCTGACGACGATGCGGTCGATGACGAGGAGCGTTTCGGCTGGTGGGGCGACACCTTCCCTACCGTCGCCGACGACCGCATCGGCTCGCGGCTGTGGCTGTTGCGCCGGGTCAAGCTGACCCGCCAGACCCAACTCGACGCCGAGTTCTACGCTCGCGAAGCCCTGCAATGGCTGATCGACGACGGCCACTGCCGCGCCATCGACATCATCAGCGAACGCCTCGACGCCCAGCGCTTGAATCTGCGCACAGTCCTGACCCTGGCCGATGGCGAGCGCCTGGACATCAACCCTGATAACAGTTGGCAGGTGACCTATGCCGTTTGA
- a CDS encoding baseplate J/gp47 family protein produces the protein MPFETPSLPVLIKRAQSDLASDSLRQSDAQVLARTLGGAAYGLCGYLDWIAEQILPDKADESTLERIAALRLNQARKAAQVASGSVSFTASAGAVLDVDTLLQSSDGRTYKVTSARTTSNGLNSTTIAALDAGSLGNADTGLVLTPVQPILGIGSSFTVLAPGLTGGVARESLESLRARVIRSYRIIPHGGSAQDYETWALECPGITRAWCRGSYLGPGTVGLFVMRDDDPQPIPNAEQLEEVRAYIEPLRPVTAEVHVLAPTQVPVTYRLRITPDTSAVRAAIEAQLRDLHNREAGLGETLLLTHIAEAISSATGETDHKLTAPSADVVAASNQLLTFGGCVWLE, from the coding sequence ATGCCGTTTGAAACCCCTTCGCTGCCGGTGCTGATCAAACGCGCCCAAAGCGACCTGGCCAGCGATTCGCTGCGCCAGTCCGATGCCCAAGTGTTGGCCCGCACTCTTGGCGGCGCCGCCTATGGCCTGTGTGGCTACCTGGACTGGATCGCTGAGCAGATCCTGCCGGACAAGGCCGACGAATCGACCCTGGAACGCATCGCCGCCCTGCGCCTGAACCAGGCGCGCAAAGCGGCCCAGGTCGCCAGCGGCAGCGTCAGCTTCACTGCCTCAGCGGGTGCGGTGCTGGACGTCGACACGCTGCTGCAATCCAGCGATGGCCGGACCTACAAGGTGACCAGCGCCCGCACCACCAGCAACGGCCTGAACAGCACCACTATTGCCGCGCTGGACGCTGGCAGCCTGGGCAACGCCGACACCGGCCTGGTGCTGACGCCCGTTCAACCGATCCTCGGCATCGGCAGCAGCTTCACCGTGCTGGCCCCAGGGCTGACCGGCGGTGTCGCCCGGGAAAGCCTCGAATCCCTGCGAGCGAGGGTGATCCGTTCCTACCGCATCATCCCCCACGGCGGCTCGGCCCAGGACTATGAAACCTGGGCCCTGGAATGCCCCGGTATCACCCGCGCCTGGTGTCGCGGCAGCTATTTGGGCCCTGGCACCGTGGGCCTGTTCGTCATGCGTGACGACGACCCGCAGCCGATTCCCAATGCCGAGCAACTGGAGGAAGTCCGCGCCTATATCGAACCGCTACGCCCGGTGACCGCTGAGGTGCATGTGCTGGCGCCGACCCAGGTACCCGTGACCTACCGGTTGCGCATCACCCCGGACACCAGCGCCGTGCGCGCGGCCATCGAAGCCCAGCTGCGCGACTTGCATAACCGCGAAGCCGGCCTCGGCGAAACCTTGCTGCTGACCCACATCGCCGAAGCCATCAGCAGTGCTACCGGCGAAACCGATCACAAACTCACTGCGCCGAGCGCCGATGTGGTTGCGGCCAGCAATCAACTGCTGACCTTCGGGGGCTGCGTATGGCTGGAATAA
- a CDS encoding putative phage tail protein, which produces MAGIRTAEQYQAQLRSLLPSGPAWDPERVPELDEVLGGIAQELARLDARAADLLHEMDPAGVSELVPDWERVMNLPDPCLGATPLYDDRRLAVRRRLLAVGSQAIAYYVEIARSQGYPNATITELKAPRMGRARFGEAHFGTWQAQFMWTLNTGGRLLLGRRFGASYWGERFGVNPGSALECLIHRSAPAHTRVHINYD; this is translated from the coding sequence ATGGCTGGAATAAGAACCGCCGAACAGTACCAGGCCCAACTGCGCAGCTTGCTGCCCAGCGGCCCGGCGTGGGACCCGGAGCGCGTGCCGGAACTGGACGAAGTGCTGGGAGGCATCGCCCAGGAACTGGCTCGCCTCGACGCCCGCGCCGCCGACCTGCTCCACGAAATGGACCCGGCGGGAGTGAGTGAGCTGGTGCCGGACTGGGAGCGGGTGATGAACCTGCCCGACCCGTGCCTAGGCGCCACACCGCTGTATGACGATCGCCGTTTGGCGGTGCGTCGGCGGTTGTTGGCAGTGGGCAGCCAGGCCATCGCCTATTACGTGGAAATCGCCAGGAGCCAGGGCTACCCCAACGCCACCATCACCGAGCTCAAGGCCCCCCGCATGGGCCGCGCCCGTTTCGGCGAGGCCCACTTCGGCACCTGGCAGGCGCAATTCATGTGGACCCTCAACACCGGCGGCCGGCTGCTGTTGGGGCGGCGGTTTGGTGCGAGCTATTGGGGGGAACGGTTTGGCGTCAATCCGGGATCGGCTCTGGAGTGCCTGATTCATCGCAGTGCACCGGCGCATACGCGGGTGCATATCAATTATGACTAA
- a CDS encoding phage tail protein — protein MDYPKSVPSAGLVNGKFVDENPVEGSPGSLIPAVWGNSVTQEILGVISGADMAPSEADTNQLFKAVQKIIGTTTPVRSVITRLALSKALTANELGLVLIDATAGATTIGLPSSNVGLGVQDVFIRRLDNSGNRLVVQAAGTDRIKFHTHLSAAGYPFLILMGSGDWWHLRSDGAGSWWPIGRFDNTPLGRPFFETTIQLSPGGYGALNGTVMKRAEWPWLWDHAQQSGMLGTEATREGNEGKWSSGDGALTFRAPEGRGEFLRILDEGRSVDPGRTMGTFQPGTVHSLAFGAQGAGAMGSRWSDSLTGFGVNTREEIKVVADLVNGGPIFPVGTSYQMDTANTLLYSFKSRPRNIAFPARIKLI, from the coding sequence ATGGATTATCCGAAGAGTGTGCCCAGCGCCGGATTGGTGAATGGGAAGTTCGTCGATGAAAACCCCGTTGAAGGCTCGCCGGGATCCCTGATCCCTGCTGTGTGGGGCAACAGCGTCACACAGGAAATTCTGGGGGTGATTTCTGGCGCCGACATGGCGCCATCCGAAGCGGACACCAATCAGCTTTTCAAGGCCGTTCAGAAGATTATCGGTACGACCACCCCTGTGCGTTCGGTCATCACGCGACTGGCCCTATCGAAAGCGCTGACGGCAAATGAGCTTGGTCTCGTATTGATTGACGCCACTGCTGGCGCCACTACGATCGGATTGCCCTCGTCCAACGTCGGACTGGGTGTTCAAGATGTCTTCATTCGGCGCCTGGACAACAGTGGTAATCGTCTTGTAGTTCAGGCCGCCGGCACGGATCGAATCAAGTTCCACACCCATCTTTCGGCCGCTGGTTATCCGTTTCTCATATTGATGGGCAGTGGTGACTGGTGGCATTTGCGCAGTGACGGTGCCGGAAGCTGGTGGCCGATAGGTCGGTTTGACAACACGCCTTTGGGGCGCCCGTTTTTTGAAACGACTATCCAACTGAGTCCGGGAGGTTACGGTGCGCTAAATGGCACAGTCATGAAGCGTGCTGAATGGCCTTGGCTCTGGGATCACGCTCAACAGTCCGGAATGCTCGGTACCGAGGCTACTCGGGAAGGCAATGAAGGCAAATGGAGTTCCGGTGATGGCGCACTCACGTTTCGTGCGCCGGAAGGGCGGGGGGAGTTCCTGCGAATCCTGGACGAAGGGCGCTCTGTGGATCCCGGACGGACGATGGGGACCTTTCAACCCGGCACTGTGCATTCCCTTGCGTTTGGGGCACAAGGCGCCGGTGCGATGGGATCGAGATGGTCCGATAGCCTTACCGGATTCGGTGTCAATACCCGCGAAGAAATCAAAGTCGTCGCAGACTTGGTAAACGGTGGTCCGATATTTCCTGTCGGGACCTCTTACCAGATGGATACGGCCAATACGTTGCTCTACTCCTTCAAGTCCCGCCCGCGCAACATCGCCTTTCCCGCGCGCATAAAACTAATCTGA
- a CDS encoding tail fiber assembly protein: MFYYLFDRAGALSGPVEFSVTPGIGVQIPSNAVEISFELPSPEKGRTWALVNNVPREVVDHRGLVYRKEDGGQQSWNELGELPAAFTIEPWPGNYHIWKNDTWQFDAESQLSDLKAQVLVQRDALLREAVLRIAPLQYAEDIGDASDQEQLALMEWKLYSVELNRIQHQVGFPIDIKWPAMPEPAT, from the coding sequence GTGTTTTATTATCTATTCGATAGAGCCGGCGCATTGTCCGGGCCCGTGGAGTTTTCCGTAACGCCGGGTATTGGCGTTCAGATCCCTAGCAATGCCGTCGAAATTTCCTTTGAGCTACCTTCGCCTGAAAAGGGCCGTACGTGGGCACTGGTGAATAACGTTCCTCGAGAAGTGGTTGATCATCGTGGTTTGGTTTATCGCAAGGAAGATGGCGGTCAGCAGAGCTGGAACGAACTTGGAGAGTTGCCGGCAGCATTCACAATTGAACCCTGGCCGGGCAACTACCATATCTGGAAAAACGATACCTGGCAGTTCGACGCTGAGTCACAGTTGAGCGACCTCAAGGCCCAGGTTTTGGTCCAGCGGGATGCTCTTCTTCGCGAAGCAGTTCTGCGTATAGCGCCCCTGCAATACGCCGAAGACATCGGCGATGCGAGCGACCAGGAACAACTGGCGCTGATGGAATGGAAGCTCTATAGCGTTGAATTGAATCGTATCCAGCATCAGGTCGGTTTTCCAATCGATATCAAGTGGCCTGCCATGCCTGAGCCTGCCACTTAA
- a CDS encoding phage tail protein — MDYPKSVPSAGLVNGRFVDEDPLTGTPGSLIPASWGNGVTQELLNVIQAAGIAPSEDIYNQLLMALRGSGLFLTAPQFNNDKAVAITEFVVRSGVQYAGFNVYSSSASLTLSDVGGVVSFASNTPVTAKLPVTTGILHGATLKIVNAGTGVVTVSTVSAADVLGASNGAQGPISIGFGETAEFIKINSQWRLIGGTVALKYSAMSSSSLQPNGWKRIPDTTSPTGYVIEQWGVSSSGADANGVLVTFPMSFPNAVRNIVVTDGGPTCASFGVSIGSLSQFRLYGRDYNGAYSNWTGVWRAVGY, encoded by the coding sequence TTGGATTATCCAAAAAGTGTGCCCAGTGCAGGCCTGGTGAATGGCCGGTTCGTAGATGAAGATCCCTTGACAGGTACGCCGGGATCACTGATCCCCGCCAGTTGGGGTAATGGCGTCACGCAAGAGTTGCTTAATGTTATTCAAGCCGCCGGAATAGCGCCGTCGGAAGACATTTACAATCAATTGCTCATGGCTTTAAGGGGCAGTGGATTGTTCCTGACTGCCCCGCAATTCAATAATGATAAAGCCGTTGCGATCACGGAGTTTGTGGTTCGCAGTGGAGTGCAATATGCCGGGTTCAATGTTTATAGCAGCAGCGCCTCACTGACACTCTCGGATGTGGGGGGCGTTGTCAGTTTTGCTAGCAATACGCCGGTCACCGCCAAACTGCCGGTTACGACGGGAATCCTGCATGGCGCCACACTCAAGATTGTCAATGCAGGGACTGGAGTTGTAACTGTTTCGACGGTGTCCGCTGCTGATGTCCTAGGCGCGTCGAATGGAGCGCAGGGGCCGATCAGTATTGGATTTGGCGAGACAGCGGAGTTCATCAAAATCAATAGCCAATGGCGTTTGATAGGCGGAACCGTGGCGTTGAAGTATTCGGCCATGTCCTCGTCATCGTTGCAGCCCAATGGTTGGAAACGAATTCCCGATACTACGAGCCCAACAGGCTACGTCATCGAGCAATGGGGAGTTTCCTCCAGTGGCGCCGATGCCAACGGGGTTCTCGTAACGTTCCCGATGTCGTTCCCCAATGCGGTGAGGAATATTGTGGTGACGGACGGGGGACCCACCTGTGCTTCATTTGGAGTGTCCATCGGTTCGCTGAGCCAGTTCAGACTTTATGGGCGGGACTATAACGGAGCCTACTCAAATTGGACTGGGGTGTGGCGCGCGGTCGGCTATTGA
- a CDS encoding phage tail assembly chaperone, whose translation MNMLIFYAPSTGGFYNSVDHFKNFPEDAIEISEEVYRELFAAPFLNKCIEPDVRGRPMLSDLPVDRSALQVASEKSWRDAQLSITDRLVIRDRDEMDDGGATTLDQTQYTELQAYRRDLRDWPQDEFFPAAGRRPVAPPWLAKHLQ comes from the coding sequence ATGAATATGTTGATTTTTTATGCTCCGTCCACGGGGGGCTTTTATAACTCCGTTGACCATTTTAAAAACTTTCCGGAGGATGCGATTGAAATCTCCGAGGAGGTCTACCGAGAGTTGTTTGCAGCGCCTTTTTTAAATAAATGTATCGAGCCGGACGTTAGGGGGCGACCGATGCTTTCGGATCTACCGGTTGATAGGTCTGCGCTACAAGTGGCCAGCGAAAAAAGTTGGCGTGATGCGCAGCTCTCCATTACCGACCGCCTGGTAATCCGGGATCGCGACGAAATGGATGACGGAGGCGCTACAACTCTGGACCAGACGCAATACACAGAACTCCAGGCTTATCGCCGTGACCTCAGGGACTGGCCGCAGGATGAGTTTTTCCCTGCTGCTGGACGTCGTCCAGTCGCGCCGCCCTGGCTGGCCAAGCACCTTCAATAA
- a CDS encoding glycoside hydrolase family 19 protein has protein sequence MDVTQQQLIKIMPNARSHAGVFVSALNNAMARHHIDTPKRIAAFLAQVGHESGQLRYVRELGGDQYLSKYDTGSLAARLGNSPQADGDGQKYRGRGLIQMTGHDNYLRCSLGLFGDDRLLALPELLEQPQWAAESAAWFWEQNGLNELADRDQFNTITRRINGGLNGLEDRLQLWERARAVLCQPST, from the coding sequence ATGGATGTTACCCAACAGCAACTCATCAAAATCATGCCCAACGCCCGCTCCCATGCGGGCGTTTTTGTTTCCGCGCTTAACAACGCTATGGCCCGCCACCATATAGACACGCCTAAACGCATCGCCGCATTTCTAGCGCAGGTCGGCCATGAGTCCGGGCAGCTGCGCTATGTGCGCGAGCTCGGCGGTGATCAATATCTCAGCAAATACGACACAGGATCATTGGCCGCTCGCCTGGGCAATTCGCCCCAGGCCGACGGTGATGGTCAGAAGTATCGTGGTCGCGGACTGATTCAAATGACCGGCCACGACAACTATCTACGTTGCAGTCTTGGCCTGTTTGGTGATGACCGTCTGCTGGCGTTGCCGGAGCTGCTGGAGCAACCGCAATGGGCCGCGGAGTCCGCTGCATGGTTCTGGGAGCAAAACGGCTTGAACGAACTGGCCGACCGCGATCAGTTCAACACCATCACCCGCCGTATCAACGGCGGTTTGAACGGGTTGGAGGATCGCCTGCAACTCTGGGAACGGGCGAGGGCGGTGTTATGTCAGCCTTCGACCTGA
- a CDS encoding lysis system i-spanin subunit Rz: MSAFDLMPFSSRTLVVLMLLALLAGGPAALAWRVQDWRYGQQLAQLAQSQATTLNQITQATALQQKAEHDKRLALEQQLSTSEQTHYRALSDAQRDQDRLRDRLATADVRLSVLLDADDAAAGCAVPATTSASGVVHGGARARLDPAHAQRIIAITDAGDRGLIALQACQAYIRALGR; this comes from the coding sequence ATGTCAGCCTTCGACCTGATGCCATTTTCTTCCCGCACCCTCGTTGTCCTGATGTTGCTGGCGCTGTTGGCGGGTGGCCCGGCGGCGCTGGCATGGCGGGTCCAGGATTGGCGTTATGGCCAACAACTGGCGCAACTGGCGCAGTCCCAGGCCACAACGCTGAATCAAATAACCCAGGCGACTGCCTTGCAACAAAAGGCCGAGCACGACAAACGCCTGGCCCTGGAGCAGCAACTCTCCACCAGCGAACAAACCCATTACCGAGCCTTGAGCGATGCCCAACGTGACCAGGATCGCCTGCGCGATCGCCTTGCTACTGCCGATGTCCGGCTGTCAGTCCTCCTCGACGCCGATGATGCTGCCGCCGGCTGTGCAGTGCCTGCCACCACCAGCGCCAGCGGCGTGGTTCATGGAGGCGCGAGAGCCCGACTTGACCCGGCGCATGCTCAACGAATTATCGCCATCACCGACGCCGGTGATCGCGGATTGATTGCCTTGCAGGCCTGTCAGGCCTATATCAGAGCGTTGGGTCGGTAA
- a CDS encoding CinA family protein, giving the protein MDDITELAAELGRRLQVLNAHVTTAESCTGGGIAEAITRIPGSSAWFEAGFVTYSNRQKTQQLNVPAELFETVGAVSREVVEAMVRGAQHKSLARFAVAVSGVAGPDGGSPNKPVGTVWLAWGVGETVISEQRFFPGNRDEVRRQTVKAALEGLLQHAAGEISNQG; this is encoded by the coding sequence ATGGACGACATTACCGAACTGGCCGCTGAACTGGGCAGGCGTCTGCAGGTGCTCAATGCCCATGTGACCACGGCCGAGTCCTGCACCGGCGGCGGGATTGCCGAGGCAATCACCCGGATTCCCGGGAGTTCGGCCTGGTTCGAGGCCGGTTTCGTCACCTATTCCAATCGCCAGAAAACCCAGCAATTGAACGTGCCGGCCGAATTGTTCGAGACGGTGGGGGCGGTCAGCCGCGAGGTGGTCGAGGCCATGGTGCGCGGTGCCCAGCACAAGAGCCTGGCGCGTTTTGCCGTGGCAGTCAGCGGCGTGGCGGGGCCGGACGGTGGTTCGCCGAACAAACCGGTGGGCACGGTGTGGCTGGCCTGGGGCGTTGGCGAAACCGTCATCAGCGAGCAGCGATTCTTTCCGGGCAACCGCGACGAAGTCCGCCGACAAACGGTGAAGGCCGCGCTAGAGGGGCTGTTGCAGCATGCCGCTGGAGAAATCTCAAATCAGGGGTAG
- the recA gene encoding recombinase RecA has translation MDDNKKKALAAALGQIERQFGKGAVMRMGDQDRQAIPSISTGSLGLDIALGIGGLPKGRIVEIYGPESSGKTTLTLSVIAQAQKAGATCAFVDAEHALDPEYAGKLGVNVDDLLVSQPDTGEQALEITDMLVRSNAVDVIIVDSVAALVPKAEIEGEMGDMHVGLQARLMSQALRKITGNIKNANCLVIFINQIRMKIGVMFGSPETTTGGNALKFYASVRLDIRRTGAVKEGDEVVGSETRVKVVKNKVASPFRQAEFQILYGKGIYLNGEMIDLGVLHGFVEKSGAWYAYNGTKIGQGKANSAKFLADNPEVAAALEKQLRDKLLSPVADVKSVANRETADDLADADI, from the coding sequence ATGGACGACAACAAGAAGAAAGCCTTGGCTGCGGCCTTGGGTCAGATCGAACGTCAATTCGGCAAGGGTGCCGTAATGCGTATGGGCGATCAGGACCGTCAGGCTATTCCTTCCATCTCCACCGGCTCCCTGGGCCTGGACATCGCACTCGGCATCGGCGGCCTGCCAAAAGGCCGTATCGTTGAAATCTACGGTCCTGAGTCGTCCGGTAAAACCACATTGACCTTGTCCGTGATCGCCCAGGCCCAAAAAGCCGGCGCGACCTGCGCCTTCGTCGACGCCGAACACGCTCTGGACCCGGAATACGCCGGTAAACTGGGGGTCAACGTCGATGACCTGCTGGTTTCCCAGCCGGACACCGGTGAGCAGGCCCTGGAAATCACCGACATGCTGGTGCGTTCCAATGCGGTTGACGTGATCATCGTCGACTCCGTGGCGGCGCTGGTACCCAAAGCTGAAATCGAAGGTGAAATGGGCGACATGCACGTGGGCCTCCAGGCTCGCCTGATGTCCCAGGCCCTGCGCAAGATCACCGGTAACATCAAGAACGCCAACTGCCTGGTGATCTTCATCAACCAGATCCGTATGAAGATCGGCGTGATGTTCGGCAGCCCGGAAACCACCACCGGTGGTAACGCGCTGAAGTTCTACGCCTCGGTCCGCCTGGACATCCGCCGTACTGGCGCGGTGAAAGAAGGTGATGAGGTTGTCGGCAGCGAAACCCGCGTCAAGGTCGTGAAGAACAAGGTGGCTTCGCCGTTCCGCCAGGCTGAGTTCCAGATTCTTTATGGCAAGGGCATCTACCTCAATGGCGAGATGATCGACCTGGGTGTGTTGCACGGTTTCGTCGAAAAATCCGGCGCCTGGTATGCCTACAACGGCACCAAGATCGGTCAGGGCAAGGCCAACTCGGCCAAGTTCCTGGCGGACAACCCGGAAGTTGCTGCGGCCCTCGAGAAGCAATTGCGCGACAAGCTGCTGAGCCCAGTGGCAGACGTCAAGTCGGTGGCCAATCGCGAGACTGCAGACGACCTGGCTGACGCTGACATCTGA